TGACCCAGGCGAACAGCAGGGCCAGAACACCAGCGAGAGGGAACAAGTAAAGAAATTTCTCCATAACGGCAGACTCCAGAAAAAGAATGGGTAGGTTGTATTCCGGAACGAGGGAACGCCCGGGAGGGCTAACGGTTAAACTTACTCATGCTTTGTTCCATCGATTCGGTCAGGGCTAACCTGACAGCCTCCACGGCATCGGGGAAACGGTCCAGGACCGCATCCTCCTCGCCGGGACCGAACTCGTCGAGGACGTAATCGGCCAGGGGTTCGCCCTGTCCGGGACCGCCCACGCCGAAACGCAGACGGCCAACCTCATTGGTGCCAAGGGCTTCGATGATCGAGCCCATCCCTTTGTGACCGCCGGCAGAGCCCCGGGACCGGAGACGAATACGCCCCGGCTCCAGCGCGACATCGTCGAAACAGACCAGAAGGTTCTCCGTTTCGAACGGTCGGAGTCTGTACAGAGCGCTCAACGCCTGTCCACTGCGATTCATGAAAATAAAAGGTTTGACCAGCAGCAGGCTTAACCCCCAGGCCGTGCCGCCGGTCAGCAGGCAGGCACCCTCACGCACGAAATCCCCGAAATCGAGGACATGCGCCAGGTGATCCAGGAACCAGAAGCCGACATTGTGCCGGGTATTCTCGTATTGCGGACCCGGGTTACCCAGGCCCGCCACGACCCGGGTCGCGGACGTCTGGTTCAGAGTTATTTCTCCTCTTCCGAGGCGGCTTCGCGCCGGATGAGCTCAGGCTCGGCGACCGAAGAGGCGGTTTCCTCGCCCACGGCGCCATCCAGGGCCGACTTGGCCGCGGCCGGGATGACCACGCTCACTATCGGG
This region of bacterium genomic DNA includes:
- the pth gene encoding aminoacyl-tRNA hydrolase, whose protein sequence is MAGLGNPGPQYENTRHNVGFWFLDHLAHVLDFGDFVREGACLLTGGTAWGLSLLLVKPFIFMNRSGQALSALYRLRPFETENLLVCFDDVALEPGRIRLRSRGSAGGHKGMGSIIEALGTNEVGRLRFGVGGPGQGEPLADYVLDEFGPGEEDAVLDRFPDAVEAVRLALTESMEQSMSKFNR